The proteins below come from a single Kryptolebias marmoratus isolate JLee-2015 linkage group LG12, ASM164957v2, whole genome shotgun sequence genomic window:
- the il12rb2l gene encoding interleukin 12 receptor, beta 2a, like, which yields MATPTTRWLLLPILVVILPGCCVSSGPPALPYDLDCIRPCDQNACSVIKCVWSPDPPPDNSTTYSLHWEPVNNDEGQRTGGSSADGSITLEQFPSHEDLRVWVQAENQHGSVKSKEVVFNTENIIKRPPPTISSDDQDTLEIQWDSPCHEQQAVGSCEVRYRTKDQDWSEAQHKKGLHNSYGVENPEANTVFEFQVRCSCFSTLMSEWSEIYRARSPELAPVGQVDVWVDCVTLSSSSDCFLTWKNLSLSQALGFILGFEVRISYGNGTERLINVSAVNSGSLWAYDEGKWRLTTSLEDVSSVSVSAYNALGATNATHLFIPEPGQGRQGVNDRRVELQMNEGNLTVSWELRSPSTDNVMQYVVQYKEWPPSKSFDWIKVDKEQTTVSFKGALIKNTYQVSLFAVTNLNEIRQLSTATGYPTLGVPSTVPSFKVSLLGSTDVTLVWEPVPISKRNGVILYYQIGVVGTQKVYNVSVGPDHGDTTHHLTDLSQGREYQVWISAVTETGPGSNVTTTFKTKPQEDFGNLIPILVSLVPLVIITGVVTVVFCVCREPKKICSLCLYGKVPDPRNSHIFKHMKHQINEPLTWICISVYEPNPMISLLEVVEIKPEALDPDCFSRPAMGTGCSQTDSRDSRREDTVIEENDRTDRRYGREEYSKMIDSDEDRNDECSSEDEQFTSGYEKHFMPSALEILQN from the exons ATGGCCACACCTACGACGAGgtggctgctgctgcccatcttGGTGGTCATCTTGCCGGGCTGTTGCGTCTCTTCAG GTCCTCCTGCTCTTCCTTATGATCTTGATTGCATCAGACCATGTGACCAGAATGCCTGTTCAGTCATAAAGTGCGTTTGGAGTCCGGATCCACCTCCTGACAACTCCACTACCTACAGCCTTCACTGGGAGCCAGTGAATAATGA tgagGGCCAAAGGACTGGTGGTAGTAGTGCCGATGGGAGTATCACTCTTGAACAGTTTCCTAGCCATGAAGACCTCCGTGTTTGGGTCCAGGCTGAAAACCAGCACGGGTCTGTCAAATCTAAGGAGGTTGTCTTCAATACAGAAAACATCA TAAAACGACCCCCTCCTACAATCTCATCAGACGATCAGGACACATTAGAGATTCAGTGGGACTCTCCCTGTCATGAGCAGCAGGCTGTTGGAAGCTGTGAAGTCAGATATCGTACCAAGGACCAAGACTGGTCTGAG GCGCAGCATAAAAAGGGACTACATAACAGCTACGGAGTGGAGAACCCAGAGGCAAACACAGTTTTTGAGTTTCAAGTCCGTTGTAGCTGCTTTTCAACCCTGATGAGTGAATGGAGTGAAATCTATCGAGCAAGAAGTCCGGAGTTAG CTCCAGTTGGGCAGGTGGATGTTTGGGTGGACTGCGTCACGCTCTCATCCAGTTCTGACTGTTTTCTGACCTGGAAG AATCTTTCCCTTTCTCAGGCGCTGGGATTCATCCTAGGATTTGAAGTTAGGATTTCTTACGGGAACGGCACGGAGAGGCTGATCAACGTGAGCGCGGTTAATTCGGGCAGCCTCTGGGCGTACGATGAAGGGAAGTGGCGCCTTACCACGTCTCTGGAAGACGTGTCATCCGTCAGTGTTTCAGCCTACAACGCTTTAGGTGCCACCAATGCCACTCATCTATTTATACCGGAACCAG GTCAAGGTCGCCAAGGTGTAAATGATCGAAGAGTTGAGCTGCAGATGAACGAGGGGAATCTCACCGTGTCCTGGGAGCTGCGCTCTCCCTCCACTGACAATGTGATGCAGTATGTGGTGCAATACAAAGAGTGGCCGCCCAGCAAAAGCTTCGACTGGATCAAAGTGGACAAGGAGCAGACGacagtttcttttaaag GTGCATTAATAAAGAACACGTACCAAGTGTCATTGTTTGCAGTGACAAACTTGAATGAAATCCGTCAGCTTTCAACAGCGACTGGATATCCCACTCTGGGAG TCCCCTCCACGGTGCCGTCGTTTAAGGTGTCTTTACTTGGTTCCACCGACGTGACTCTGGTTTGGGAGCCTGTTCCCATCTCCAAACGGAATGGGGTGATCCTGTACTACCAAATAGGAGTTGTAGGCACACAAAAAG TGTACAATGTGAGCGTAGGCCCGGATCACGGGGACACCACGCACCACCTGACAGATCTTAGCCAGGGTCGAGAGTACCAGGTTTGGATCAGTGCCGTGACTGAAACTGGGCCCGGCTCAAACGTCACCACAACATTCAAAACCAAGCCCCAGGAGGACTTTG gGAATTTAATTCCCATCCTGGTGTCACTTGTGCCGCTGGTCATCATAACTGGTGTTGTTACCGTTGTATTTTG TGTTTGCAGAGAACCAAAGAAAATCTGTTCGCTTTGTCTGTACGGGAAAGTGCCGGATCCTCGCAACAGCCACATCTTTAAACACATGAAGCACCAG ATTAACGAGCCCTTGACTTGGATCTGCATTTCCGTCTACGAGCCCAACCCCATGATCTCTCTCCTGGAAGTTGTGGAAATTAAGCCCGAGGCTTTAGACCCTGACTGTTTCAGCAGGCCAGCGATGGGAACCGGCTGTTctcagacagacagcagagacAGTCGGAGGGAGGACACTGTCATAGAGGAGAACGACAGGACAGACCGCAGATACGGAAGAGAGGAGTACAGCAAAATGATTGACTCAGACGAGGACAGGAATGATGAATGCTCATCAGAGGATGAGCAGTTTACCTCAGGTTATGAAAAGCACTTCATGCCCAGTGCTCTGGAAATACTCCAAAACTGA
- the LOC108239329 gene encoding transportin-2, with product MDWQPDEQGLQQVLQLLKDSQSPDTVTQRTVQQKLEQLNQFPDFNNYLIFVLTRLKTEDEPTRSLSGLILKNNVKAHYQNFPPAVSDFIKQECLNNIGDPSPLIRATIGILITTIASKGDLQKWPELLPQLCNLLNSEDYNTCEGSFGALQKICEDSSELLDSDALNRPLNFMIPKFLQFFKHCSPKIRSHSIACVNQFIIGRAQALMENIDTFIESLFVLAADEDAEVRKNVCRALVMLLEVRIDRLIPHMHSLIQYMLQRTQDPDDSVALEACEFWLTIAEQPICKEVLSGHLMQLIPILVNGMKYSEIDIIILKGDVEEDEMVPDSEQDIKPRFHKSRTITLQHGGGEGEDGDYDDDDDSLCDWNLRKCSAAALDVLANVFCDDLLPHLLPLLKGLLFHTDWVVKESGILVLGAIAEGCMQGMVPYLPELIPHLIQCLSDKKALVRSIACWTLSRYAHWVVSQPPDSFLKPLMTELLKRILDRNKRVQEAACSAFATLEEEACTELVPYLSFILDTLVFAFGKYQHKNLLILYDAIGTLADSVGHHLNQPEYIQKLMPPLIAKWNELKDEDKDLFPLLECLSSVATALQSGFLPYCEPVYQRCVTLVQKTLAQAMMYNQHPDQYEAPDKDFMIVALDLLSGLAEGLGSHVDQLVARSNIMTLLFQCMQDTMPEVRQSSFALLGDLTKACFLHVKPCIAEFMPILGLNLNPEFISVCNNATWAIGEIAMQMGAEMQPYVGMVLPHLVEIINRPNTPKTLLENTAITIGRLGFVCPQEVAPQLQRFIRPWCTSLRNIRDNEEKDSAFRGICVMIQVNPAGVVQDFIFFCDAVASWVNPKDDLRDMFYKILNSFKDQVGEENWQKFSEQFPPLLKERLSACYGV from the exons ATGGATTGGCAGCCCGACGAGCAGGGACTCCAGCAGGTCCTCCAGCTGCTTAAAGACTCTCAGTCGCCTGACACCGTCACACAGAGAACGGTCCAACAA AAACTCGAGCAACTCAATCAGTTTCCCGACTTCAACAACTATCTCATCTTTGTCCTCACGAGACTCAAAACTGAAG ACGAGCCGACTCGCTCTTTGAGTGGTTTGATACTGAAGAACAATGTCAAGGCCCACTACCAGAACttccctccagctgtttctgatttCATCAAACAGGAATGCCTCAACAACATCGGCGATCCCTCGCCGCTCATCCGTGCCACCATTG GCATCCTCATCACTACCATTGCCTCCAAAGGAGACTTACAAAAATGGCCAGAGCTGCTGCCCCAGCTCTGCAACTTACTCAACTCAGAGGACTACAACACCTGTGAG GGCTCGTTCGGCGCGCTGCAGAAGATCTGCGAGGACTCGTCGGAGCTGCTGGACAGCGATGCTCTGAACAGACCCCTCAACTTTATGATTCCTAAATTCCTTCAGTTCTTCAAGCATTGCAGTCCAAAGATTAG ATCCCATTCTATAGCCTGTGTGAACCAGTTTATCATTGGCAGAGCCCAGGCTCTGATGGAGAACATCGACACCTTCATAGAG AGCCTGTTTGTGCTGGCAGCAGATGAAGATGCGGAGGTCAGGAAGAACGTGTGTCGAGCTTTGGTCATGTTACTGGAGGTCCGCATTGACCGTCTCATCCCCCACATGCACAGCCTCATCCAG TACATGCTGCAGCGGACTCAGGACCCTGATGACAGCGTGGCTCTGGAGGCCTGCGAGTTCTGGCTGACTATAGCAGAACAACCTATTTGTAAGGAGGTTCTGTCCGGACACCTGATGCA ATTGATTCCAATCTTAGTAAACGGGATGAAGTATTCGGAGATTGACATCATAATACTGAAg GGTGACGTGGAGGAGGATGAGATGGTGCCGGACAGCGAGCAGGACATCAAGCCTCGTTTCCACAAGTCGCGCACCATCACCTTGCAGCacggaggaggggagggggaagaCGGGGACTACGATGACGACGACGATTCCCTGTGTGACTGGAATCTGC gGAAGTGCTCGGCGGCAGCACTCGACGTTCTGGCCAACGTGTTCTGTGACGACTTGCTGCCCCACCTCCTGCCGCTCCTCAAAGGGCTGCTCTTCCACACCGACTGGGTCGTCAAAGAGTCTGGCATCCTGGTTTTGGGCGCCATCGCTGAAG GCTGCATGCAGGGCATGGTGCCCTATCTGCCGGAGCTCATCCCCCACCTCATCCAGTGTCTCAGTGACAAGAAGGCCCTGGTTCGCTCCATTGCCTGCTGGACCCTGAGTCGCTATGCACACTGGGTAGTCTCCCAGCCCCCGGACTCCTTCCTCAAGCCCCTCATGACAGAGCTCCTGAAACGTATCCTGGACAGAAACAAGAGGGTGCAGGAGGCCGCCTGCAG TGCTTTTGCCActctggaggaggaggcgtGCACGGAGCTGGTGCCCTACCTGAGTTTCATCCTGGACACGCTGGTGTTTGCCTTTGGGAAGTACCAACACAAGAATCTGCTCATCCTGTACGATGCCATTGGAACTTTGGCAGATTCAGTGGGTCACCACCTCAATCAGCCT GAGTACATTCAGAAGTTGATGCCTCCTTTAATTGCAAAGTGGAACGAGCTTAAAGATGAAGACAAGGATCTTTTCCCACTACTGGAA TGTCTGTCATCAGTAGCTACAGCCCTGCAGAGTGGCTTCCTGCCTTACTGTGAGCCGGTTTATCAGCGCTGTGTCACACTGGTCCAGAAGACGCTTGCTCAGGCTATG ATGTACAACCAGCATCCCGACCAGTACGAGGCTCCGGACAAGGATTTCATGATCGTGGCCCTGGATCTGCTGAGCGGACTGGCGGAGGGTCTCGGGAGTCACGTGGACCAGCTGGTGGCTCGCTCAAATATCATGACCCTGCTGTTCCAGTGCATGCAG GACACCATGCCTGAAGTGAGACAGAGCTCCTTTGCCCTGCTGGGCGACCTAACGAAGGCGTGTTTCCTCCATGTGAAGCCCTGCATCG CTGAGTTTATGCCCATCCTGGGGCTCAACCTGAACCCAGAGTTTATCTCTGTGTGTAACAACGCCACCTGGGCCATTGGAGAGATTGCCATGCAGATGG GTGCTGAGATGCAGCCCTATGTTGGCATGGTCCTGCCACACCTGGTGGAGATCATCAACAGACCCAACACCCCCAAAACTCTTCTGGAAAACACAG CCATCACGATCGGCAGGCTTGGCTTTGTCTGTCCGCAGGAAGTGGCTCCACAGTTGCAGCGTTTCATCAGACCTTG GTGCACGTCATTGAGGAATATCAGAGACAACGAGGAGAAGGACTCAGCCTTCCGGGGAATCTGTGTCATGATTCAGGTTAATCCTGCAGGAGTGGTGCAG GACTTCATTTTCTTCTGCGATGCTGTAGCTTCATGGGTCAACCCAAAGGACGACCTGCGGGACATGTTTTACAAG aTCCTGAACAGCTTCAAGGACCAGGTTGGAGAAGAGAACTGGCAGAAGTTCTCGGAGCAGTTCCCTCCTCTGTTAAAAGAGCGCCTGTCGGCCTGTTATGGTGTCTAA
- the fbxw9 gene encoding F-box/WD repeat-containing protein 9, producing the protein MSEIRVNLTEAGTHDDPDGPCPDPLRPPCTDRPDLQGLLPAVSSSSTDVSPSPSAGPSGLLSLPWEILTHIASHLPAQCVINVLPKVCHMLSTVGEDSTAWQLRAQRLIGSRASFPVGPREDFDWPTACLEIEQLITCWTGEGQHKARQARENEEERDRVRLQRRGPAAEEQDDAGGDELEGVGVAAQEVAYGANEGIEVVLEAEDGEVQPVLDGDQLARLRIELEDRLEDGAGELMEDGGMALNANGGQDAFLHDRNDFMNQDNGEQVEMINHRASRSPSPPPALEGITLPSSHIAQVNSVLLLDGEGTICATASRDWNVKLWDLQAGSNGALLYTLGRQGDFSSHRGWVWCLASEGPLLASGGFDSTVRLWDLQAGGADRGLIRTGAAVLCLSCQTDMLLAGTFDKRINMYDTRAAEPLIKSLRLHGNAVMCLAADDKYIISGSKDCTVAVYDRRAGRGLKKLQLGSYLLSMSHSGSEVWAGDNRGMLHSFSMQAGTLKLLSQFDVGHTALVTGIHRSLGSLYSCSSDGTVKVHIPCGPPRTLCTLHYQAGVHGLSAEAGVLAVASGDVSVEIWRPRK; encoded by the exons ATGTCTGAGATCAGAGTTAACCTGACTGAAGCAGGAACACACGATGACCCTGATGGACCCTGTCCTGACCCTCTGAGACCTCCTTGTACTGACAGGCCAGACCTGCAGGG TCTCCTGCCTGCTGTCAGCTCCTCTTCCACAGATGTCAGCCCCTCGCCTTCAGCTGGGCCAAGCGGCTTGTTGTCATTACCATGGGAGATCTTAACACACATTGCCTCACACCTTCCTGCCCAGTGCGTCATCAATGTGCTGCCAAAG GTGTGTCACATGTTGAGTACTGTGGGTGAGGACAGCACCGCTTGGCAGCTACGGGCACAGAGGCTAATAGGGTCAAGAGCCAGCTTTCCCGTAGGGCCGCGGGAGGACTTTGACTGGCCCACAGCTTGCCTGGAGATCGAGCAGCTCATAACCTGCTGGACGGGCGAAGGGCAACATAAAGCCAGACAGGCTCGAGAGAACGAGGAGGAGAGAGATCGAGTGAGGCTGCAGAGAAGGGGGCCAGCTGCGGAGGAACAGGACGATGCCGGAGGAGATGAGTTAGAAGGGGTGGGCGTGGCGGCACAGGAAGTAGCGTATGGTGCTAATGAAGGCATAGAGGTAGTACTGGAAGCTGAGGATGGCGAAGTGCAGCCAGTCTTAGATGGAGACCAGTTGGCAAGATTGAGAATCGAATTAGAAGACAGGCTGGAGGACGGTGCAGGAGAGTTAATGGAAGATGGCGGGATGGCTTTGAACGCTAACGGGGGGCAAGATGCATTTCTTCACGACCGCAACGACTTCATGAACCAGGATAATGGAGAACAGGTAGAGATGATCAATCATCGAGCCTCAAGAAGCCCGAGCCCACCGCCAGCTTTGGAGGGCATCACCCTACCTTCAAGTCACATCGCCCAGGTCAACTCAGTCCTCCTCCTTGATGGGGAGGGGACTATCTGTGCCACGGCTTCCAGAGACTGGAATGTGAAACTTTGGGATCTGCAGGCCGGCTCTAATGGCGCCCTGCTGTACACGCTGGGACGGCAGGGCGACTTCAGCTCCCATCGAGGCTGGGTGTGGTGCCTGGCATCTGAGGGTCCCCTGTTGGCCTCGGGGGGCTTTGATAGCACGGTGAGGCTGTGGGATCTGCAGGCCGGCGGTGCAGACAGGGGCCTTATCAGGACTGGAGCTGCTGTCCTCTGCTTGTCCTGTCAGACGGACATGCTGCTGGCTGGTACTTTTGACAAGAGGATCAACATGTATGACACCAGAG ctgctgaaccACTGATTAAAAGCCTTCGCCTCCATGGGAATGCTGTGATGTGCCTCGCTGCGGACGACAAATACATCATCTCTGGGAGCAAAGACTGCACTGTGGCTGTGTATGACCGCAGGGCAGGCAGAGGCTTGAAGAAACTGCAG CTGGGCTCCTATTTGCTGTCCATGAGCCACAGTGGTTCTGAGGTGTGGGCGGGAGACAACAGAGGCATGCTGCACTCCTTCTCCATGCAGGCTGGGACTTTGAAGCTCCTGTCCCAGTTTGATGTAGGACACACGGCTCTGGTCACTGGGATCCACAGGTCTCTGGGAAGCCTCTACAGCTGCTCGTCTGATGGAACCGTCAAG GTTCATATCCCCTGTGGACCTCCAAGGACTTTATGTACTCTGCATTATCAAGCTGGTGTCCACGGG CTGAGTGCGGAGGCTGGAGTCCTCGCTGTGGCCTCTGGGGACGTTAGTGTGGAGATCTGGAGACCCAGAAAGTGA
- the si:dkey-117i10.1 gene encoding GGL domain-containing protein → MCSSSNSIIQTQKLVDQLRIEASMERFKISLTAADLVQYCQEHRRSDPLITGISASSNPFKDKKSCVLL, encoded by the exons atgtgcagcagcagcaacagtatCATTCAGACACAAAAACTGGTGGACCAGCTTCGAATTGAGGCAAGCATGGAGAGGTTCAAG ATTTCCTTGACAGCAGCAGACTTGGTGCAGTACTGCCAGGAGCACAGGCGCAGCGACCCACTGATCACCGGCATCTCCGCCTCATCCAACCCGTTCAAAGACAAGAAGAGCTGCGTGCTGCTCTGA